In Vibrio coralliilyticus, the following are encoded in one genomic region:
- the fghA gene encoding S-formylglutathione hydrolase, protein MSLSNISQNKVAGGWHKQYIHDSIVLNCTMRFAIFLPPNASKTSPVPVLYWLSGLTCTDENFMQKAGAFKKAAELGIAIVAPDTSPRGEGVSDDEGYDLGKGAGFYLNATQAPWSEHYHMYDYVTQELPDLIESSFPVSGVKAISGHSMGGHGALTIGLKNASHFSSISAFSPISNPMQCPWGQKAFSAYLGNNVESWKDYDASELLRRAPSPIPILVDQGDADNFLIEQLKPEALIAAAEIHGSDLELRMQTGYDHSYYFISSFIDEHLMFHAKHMFK, encoded by the coding sequence ATGAGTTTATCCAACATAAGCCAAAACAAAGTCGCAGGTGGCTGGCACAAGCAATACATCCATGATTCCATAGTCCTAAACTGCACTATGCGTTTCGCCATTTTTTTGCCGCCTAACGCAAGCAAAACCTCCCCTGTTCCTGTTTTATACTGGCTTTCAGGCCTCACTTGCACCGACGAAAACTTCATGCAGAAAGCTGGAGCCTTCAAAAAAGCCGCTGAACTAGGAATTGCCATCGTCGCTCCCGACACCAGCCCACGTGGTGAAGGCGTCTCTGATGACGAAGGTTACGATTTAGGTAAAGGTGCAGGTTTCTACCTTAACGCGACTCAGGCACCTTGGTCTGAACACTATCATATGTATGATTACGTCACACAAGAGCTGCCTGACCTTATCGAATCAAGCTTCCCCGTTTCAGGCGTGAAAGCGATCTCTGGTCATAGTATGGGAGGGCATGGTGCCCTAACGATTGGTTTGAAAAATGCTTCTCACTTCAGCTCCATCTCAGCTTTTAGTCCAATCAGTAACCCAATGCAATGTCCATGGGGTCAAAAGGCTTTTAGCGCTTATCTGGGGAACAACGTTGAAAGCTGGAAGGATTACGACGCTAGCGAGCTTCTCAGGCGAGCACCGTCTCCGATACCTATTCTGGTCGACCAAGGCGATGCCGATAACTTTCTTATCGAACAGCTAAAGCCTGAAGCTCTGATCGCCGCGGCAGAAATCCACGGTTCAGATTTAGAACTGCGCATGCAAACGGGCTATGATCACAGCTATTACTTTATTTCGAGTTTTATTGATGAACACTTAATGTTCCACGCGAAACACATGTTCAAATAA